In Sedimenticola thiotaurini, the following proteins share a genomic window:
- a CDS encoding 4a-hydroxytetrahydrobiopterin dehydratase: MSKVDPQATPLLTRHCEACNPQTPPLPEAECRNLLAKLAPEWSLVGSAQWIKREFRFKDFYQTMAFVNAVAWIANVEDHHPELEVSYNRCLVSYTTHAIGHLSENDFICAAKIDALIPDES, from the coding sequence ATGTCAAAAGTGGACCCCCAAGCCACCCCGCTACTGACCAGACATTGTGAAGCCTGTAATCCGCAGACACCACCCCTGCCAGAAGCGGAATGCCGGAATCTGCTGGCCAAACTGGCGCCGGAATGGAGCCTGGTGGGCTCAGCCCAGTGGATTAAACGTGAATTCAGATTCAAGGATTTTTACCAGACCATGGCCTTCGTCAATGCCGTTGCCTGGATTGCCAATGTGGAAGATCACCATCCGGAGCTGGAAGTAAGCTATAACCGCTGCCTGGTCAGTTACACCACCCACGCAATCGGCCACCTGTCGGAAAACGATTTTATCTGTGCAGCAAAAATCGATGCATTGATTCCAGATGAAAGTTAG